The Bacillaceae bacterium S4-13-56 DNA window ATGGGTGTGTCGTCCGGGTACTACTAGTGCCCATTCGGGAATAAGTAAGTGGAACATTTAATGAAATAAACCCATTCTCCGGCACAATTAAATCCATATCTCCTTCAAAACAGGATGCTAAAGCTATAGCATGAGAGAAAAACATAAAGGATCTGGCCCGCATTGTATCTTCTATTCCTCCAGGGGGAGCAGCAAAGAATGAAAAGAAATTGTTATCACTGATTTTAAATTCTTTAATAAATTCCTTTTGCAACAACTCTTGATACTCTCGTACGCCTTTACCTCCACCGTAATGACTAACAAATATTGTATCATTTACATTGTCCTGTAGCAGGTCAATAGCTCCGATAAAGGAATCCAATCCACCCGAAAACATACATATACTATTGGCATGGATCTTTACTTTTTTACTTTTTTCGTATTTATCTCGATACACTTTTTCTTTGTCGGTAAAGTCCCTTTTGCGGAAACTTACCTTCCAGTTATCTCCACTTAGGAAATCAAGAATAACCTTTATCAATTCCTTTTTTTCATTCATACTCTCAATGTTTAAAACCGGGAGATGGATATGTATGTCTCTTTTCCAACCATCCGCTGCGTCTTTTCGTAAAAAATACCGATCTGCACCGTATACCGCCAAAGATAGCATCAATATATCTATGCCTTTAGTACTTATATAGTTGGGCAATGTCTCCAGTTGTGAATTCCAGAATGTATAACGATAATCATTTATTTCACATAATTTTCCGCCTTCAGGAACTGGGTAATCATCTTCCGCATTAAACTTGTATACTAATTCCACTGATATTTCACCTCCATGCGTCTATTAATAACTAAAGATAGCCTTCAAATGCCTGGTAGCATTTAATGAATAAGTTATTTATCTCATTGGGTATACTTTTTGAAGAATAATCCAGTGTTTCAGGATGAATTTCTCTTACTCTTAATTCGACCTTAACCTTTACATAATCCTTAAGTTCTTGTTCCTTTTGCACCGCAACCTTAGGATTATTTTCATACTTCTCAAATCTACTTTGAAGATCGCTCATGACCCTTTTAAAAATATATTCACTCATAAAGACCTCCAAGATTTTCCTGAAAGTAAGTTCATCGATTCGCCGTAACGATTCTATATCTCCATCATTTTCAGTGATAACCTCATACATCTCAGCTACGGCTTCATTTGCAGCTCCTCTTGCAGCCATGTCTTCTTTAGAATTGGATTTCCCTGATATCACGTTAACTAGTTCCGATAATAGTGATTTGATTCCTTTTCCTACATAGTCAATTTGTAATGACTGCAAAGTCGCTTCAACACCAATATTTCTAAAATCCTGGAGGATCCTTCCTAAACTAACTGCAGTGCTTCTTCCTGCAGCAGATGTTCGAGCCAACTGCTTTGAACCCCCAGATGCTCCTACATAATGATTCATAACACGTCCCCGATTAGATGAAAGACCCTTTACATAGTTTGTCATAGCCGTCTTTGCATCCTTCCACCTAAAGGCAGGGACTATTGGTTGTTCTAGGCTTTTGTCCTGATCATCTGGCTGGTCAGGATCAGCAGAGTCTCCGTTTGACGGCTCCATTTCCTCCGGTTCAGGTGGTATGCCATCATCTTCACTGTTATCTGGAACGGGATCTTTATAGTCATCTGGAAGCAAGGAATTAACTGGTCCGTC harbors:
- the qatC gene encoding Qat anti-phage system QueC-like protein QatC, with the translated sequence MELVYKFNAEDDYPVPEGGKLCEINDYRYTFWNSQLETLPNYISTKGIDILMLSLAVYGADRYFLRKDAADGWKRDIHIHLPVLNIESMNEKKELIKVILDFLSGDNWKVSFRKRDFTDKEKVYRDKYEKSKKVKIHANSICMFSGGLDSFIGAIDLLQDNVNDTIFVSHYGGGKGVREYQELLQKEFIKEFKISDNNFFSFFAAPPGGIEDTMRARSFMFFSHAIALASCFEGDMDLIVPENGFISLNVPLTYSRMGTSSTRTTHPYYMGLLQQLLDELGFKIHIKNPYQFKTKGEMIIECKNQDFLKKNIAQTMSCSHPDVGRMRGESETQHCGTCLPCVIRRASIQKAGFDESTQYYDPNFTSGDTARTNLNSYLLGLQKYDEKKAFLTIQTSGPLMDNIERYESIYKRGITELKSLLEEYNENS